A segment of the Herpetosiphon gulosus genome:
TATACGGCTGCCGATCAACGGACTGATTGGACCTATGATGCGGCGGGGAATGTGCTCAACGATGGCACCGCGACGTATACCTATGATGCCTTGGGTCGCCTAACCAGCCGCACGCAAGGCGGCACGACCAGCACCCATACCTACAATGGCGATGGCCTGCTGGTTGCCAGCACGACCAATGGCGCAACAACCCGATTCCTGTGGGATACCACGACCCCGAACGCGCAATTGGTCGGCACCCAGCAAGCGAGCGGCACCACCTGGTATGTCTGGTCGCCGATGGGCGGCGGGACGGCGCGGGTGCTCTATAGCCTTGGGCCAAGTGGCCGTCGGTGGCTGATGAGTGACGGGATTGGATCGGTCCGCCGCACGCTGAGCGATAGCGGAACCGTGATCCAAGCGCGGCAGTGGACCCCGTTTGGGGTGGAAATTGGCGGCACCGCCAGTTCGGGACTGGGCTATGCCGGAGAATGGCAAGAAGCCAGCGGCTTGGTCTATCTGCGCGCCCGCTGGTATGATCCGGCAGCCAGTCGCTTCCTCAGCCGTGACCCGTGGGATGGGATGATCAATAATCCCCAAACCCTGAATCCCTATGCCTATGCCCATAACCAACCCACCCGCTTTACCGATCCCAGCGGGAAAACGCCCCTTCTTGCAGCATTGGCGGGGGTTGAACTCGGATTGCCGATCCTATCGGGATTGGGGGCTGCGGCGGCGGCCTGTTATCTCAGCATTGTCTGTGGTGTCGCCGTCTTAACCGCCGTGATGGTTGGTGTCTTTGGCCTCGCCTATCTCTGTCAGCAGGGAGTCCTTTGCCAAGCTGCGCCGGAGCTTAATCCTCAAAAAAAGCCATTATGGCAAGATTGTCCTCAGGTTATTCGTGGAGGAGGATCACAACCGCAAGGCGATCCTGATCCAAGCAGGTCTTTACGCATAGCCGCAAGAGTCGTTTTTGGACTAACCTTTATGAGCACAATGGCACAAATTATGCCTCGTGCTAAGCCAAATACCGCTAATCATCAATCAACTCCAACCCCAACACCACAATCAGAAATGGTTATAGTTGAGCTTGGAGCAGGCGATTATGAGAATGCTATCGCCACGAAACAACGATTTCCTAGCGCACGGGTTATTGCCACGAATTTAAAAGAAGAATGGGTTAATGGAAAAGCCTTCGAACCCCTAGCACAAAGTGACCCATCATTGGAATCCGGCCCTAATGGACATCCAACACGTGTATATCGCGGATGGATGCGAGCCAAGGCACTTGGTGTTGAAGTGGGCGATAATGGTCCAATTGAAAATAGAGATATTCCAGCAGGAATTGCTGATATTGTATATACCCTGTATCCTTATCCTGGGGCTTCTTATATCTTTGGAAATGAAGCTGCTCGGATCGCGAAAAATAAACCTGGTACAATCATATCAGTAACAAGTCAGACATCACCAGGTCTATTCGTCCAAGGTTTTACTGATGCTCGCGCTTGCACGTTCACGAATGGGATTGCTTTCGGCAAAACGGATCATGCAGATGCATACTGGGGAGAATATCAGACTCCTGAAACTAAACAATGCGTTATTCCATAGTTGGGAATAAATGTATTTTGTATAAGTTAAGTATATTGATTTCTATCATAATTTATTGTTATAGAAATCAATAATTATCGATTTATTATCAGGTGGCTTGTTTCATTTTTTGATTCCCATTGTTGTACTATTAAGGAGAATGTATGGAAAACTATATGAAAATCGTTGATAAAGTACCGATAGAGATACAAAAAAAAATAGTGTATAATTTCCTCCTGCTTCGTGAAGATATACTACCAAGTATTAGCGTATTAGTAAATTCAAAAAACCTTATGAATACTCATCCTGAAACGCTTGATGAAGAACAGTTTAAGCAATTTATACATTCTATAACTAGTGCAATTAATTTATTAGAATGGTGTTATAAGACATATCTAGAAACAATAAATCCGTCTGATGATAGACCCATTCGTAACGATTATTATGGATAGAAACTAAACGTAAATTCCCCATACGGAGTGATGGTCACCATTGATGAGACGATGGTGACTATCACTCCGTATTAGCAGTAGTTCACACAGTTTCTAACGCCGATAAGGAAGTTTATCGGCACTTCAACCACACATGGCGGATGATTGATGGTCATAGATGTTGAAAATTGCTCCTGTAGATATCAACATGCATGTCGCTATAGCCTTTATTAATTATTGTTAATGCTAGTGCCGTTTTCTACCGAATGGACAGTCCCTGCCATCACATGATCCTCTTAGGCCTAAACCCAAGTTTTTTACATCCAGCCGCAATAGCATTAAAGAATATTAACTTCTTTATTTTTATCAATCATGATATTTTTCCATATAAAAAATTTGATTCTAAACTGTTGTTACTGGATCAAATGAGAATAGCTTAATAGCCTTCTGTATTGTTTTGGTACCAATACCATTTAATGAAGCAAGAAGATCTGCTGTTAGTACTCTATGTTCAACACGTAATCGAATAATTTCCTTTGCAATCTTTCGATTTATGCCTAGAAGTGATTCAATTTCATCAAGACTAGCGGTATGAATATTTATTTGTCCAGATAAGTTCTTGGCATCTTGTTTGAGATATGTAAGGAGATCACCAAGCACAAGGTACGTATGAAAGACGGTTTTTATTGCTTCAAGACGAGAAATATCGCTATGAACTCCTTTATTGGTTAACTTATGTGTTTTTTGAAGATATGCTCCTAAAACATTGACATGCGCTTTCGCTAATTCACGATTAGAGTCACTTTCGATAGCCGTATCCATGTATGCCCATAAGCGGTTAATATACTGATTTTTTCCAAGTTCGCGTCCATTAATGGGGGTCGCTTGGGGCGGAAACAAGATATCTGCCAACCCCTCAATAAGTCTTCGGCATGTTGTTAATGACTGAGACCATTCTTCTGGATTCTGTGTGTTTACTGATTTGAACGCAATCATCAATTTTTCTGCGAGTGATGGATCGAGATCAAGTAATTCGTTATCAATGGCATCTTTTAACACGTCCCAACTTGTTTGGGATGCTTCAGTAAATGCAATTGATTGATACAGTATATTCGCCTTAGCATGCGTCATACGTCGAACATAGTGCAAAACAGTATTAAGATTGGATTTATAGTATGTCCCATCATTAGCCCGTTTTGTTCTTACCAAATCTGCATATTTTTCTTCAATAAATCCTATACTCTGAAATCCTCCCCCTGCTTTTATCGTTTTTAATGTTAAATATTCGTATAATTCTTCTCTCTCATAAATTATTCCAAACTTTGGTAATGCGGCTATTTTTTGCTCTATTTCAGCTAGTTTCTTTTGTTGTTTCTCTCCTTGTAGTTCATCTAATTGCATCATAAGATCAATGACTTCTTGTAATTTATGGGTATATTGATCATTCCCAAGCTGAATTTCACACCATATCTTTATTGGTTCGTTATTCAGCATTATTGCGGCACGCAAAAGCTTTTGAATAGATGAGATAAGGCTTACTTTGGGATTATCCAAATCGTTTAATGTTGTTCGCAAAAGTGCCAGCGATTCTTGGGTTCTGACATTCATTGAATCCTTCCAATCTTCTATAATGCACGCTGATTATTGCTGTTTAGCTAATGCTTGACGCACCACACTATCACTAATTTCTGCATAGGCTTGGGTTGAGCGTGGATCACGATGGCCAAGAATCCGTTGCACAATCTCCAACCGATGCCCTCGCTCAATGAGTTCTGTTGCACGGGTGTGACGAAGTTGATGGATAGTGTACTGAGGCTGACCTTGCGCATTGGTGAGACCTGCGTTCGTGCAGAGGATCTGCCATTGATAATAGAGCGCACGATAGGAGATGCGTGTCTGGCGATTCGAACGAAAGAGTGGCTCATGCCCCACACCAGTGGGGTGCGTACGCACCCATGATCGCAGTCCTCGGACAGTTCGCGGGGTCGCATCAGGGTCGAGGATGACGATTCGGTCATAGCCATTTTTGGGTTCTCGAAGATGCAGACCTTCGCGACCCGGATCGAGACATACGTCCTGGTAATTCAATCGGATCACTTCGCTGGCACGCATACCGGTTTCGCGCAGGATCGTAAAGATGAGGCGATAGGGTTGCGCTAGTATGCGGATCGCTGCATCAAGGTGATCGCGTTCAGTCTTCCTACGAATGGGTATTGGCAATCGATGGGGAGGTGCGCTTCGTTCACGTCCCTGGGTTGGGTCAATTGGACATATCCCGTGGCGGATTGCCCATGTAAAGAACCGACTCAGGCTGGCTGCACGCCGATTGCTGGTGGCGATGGATGCGTCTTCATTATATAACCAGTTCTCCACATGTTGAATGGTGATGGTATCCAGATCCATCGGCATGGCGATTGCAGCGAGTTGGAGATCATAGCGATACGCCCGAAGGGTATTCGGCCGTAGTTTACGTCGATACTGCATATCATCTAAAAAGGTATCAAGGTGTGCGGCAATGGTTGTCATCATGAATTCTCTGCACTCCAGTGAAGCTACCTCAGTATCTATTGTAAGATAATTCCGGATTTCTCTCTGAAATAACCACAGATGAATCCTTGGTATGCGTTGATTGAGGTTGCTGTTATTGTAAGATAATCCGTCTTATCTTACAATTCTTTCTTTCCGCTGTAAAGATGTGGTGGGATAGTTGCATTTCACGTTGAAATAGGGGTTTGTTGATGAAACGACATTGGACATCGGATGAACTCGCGGAATACTTTACAATCTTGCCGCACGAATCGGCAATACTTGCCCCCATGCATAAAGGCTACAACCGAATTGGGTTTATCGCGACGCTGAAATATTTTTTACTTGAGGGTCGCTTTCCTCGGGATCGGCGTGCCGTTCCTCCCGCAGTGATTATCCATTTGGCGAAGCAACTCAAGCTCGATCCAACCGTCGTATTACACTATGATTGGGATGGCCGAACCAGTTCCGACCATCGAAGCCTCATTCGTACCCTCTTTGCGGTTCGCGAACCCACCGATGCGGACGCAGCAGCGCTCACCATGTGGCTGAGTGATCGGTTACTCTCAACTCATGACCCCCACATCGATCGCCTGAAAGCCGCCGCCTATGAGTGGTGTCGCACCAACCACATCGAACCGCATCGCACTGATCGGTTCGACCGCATTCTCACCGACGCGATCAATGCGTATGAAGCCCGCTTTCATGCAGGAATTGTTGCACGGCTTTCTGCCGAAACGTGTATGCGCCTTGATGCTTTACTTATTGCCCCACCCGATGGCGGTGTTGATGATCCGGCTCAGCCCGCGTCATGGGCACCGATTCAATGGTTAAAACGCGATCCTGGCCCTGTCCAGGTTGCAACCGC
Coding sequences within it:
- a CDS encoding helix-hairpin-helix domain-containing protein: MNVRTQESLALLRTTLNDLDNPKVSLISSIQKLLRAAIMLNNEPIKIWCEIQLGNDQYTHKLQEVIDLMMQLDELQGEKQQKKLAEIEQKIAALPKFGIIYEREELYEYLTLKTIKAGGGFQSIGFIEEKYADLVRTKRANDGTYYKSNLNTVLHYVRRMTHAKANILYQSIAFTEASQTSWDVLKDAIDNELLDLDPSLAEKLMIAFKSVNTQNPEEWSQSLTTCRRLIEGLADILFPPQATPINGRELGKNQYINRLWAYMDTAIESDSNRELAKAHVNVLGAYLQKTHKLTNKGVHSDISRLEAIKTVFHTYLVLGDLLTYLKQDAKNLSGQINIHTASLDEIESLLGINRKIAKEIIRLRVEHRVLTADLLASLNGIGTKTIQKAIKLFSFDPVTTV
- a CDS encoding tyrosine-type recombinase/integrase, whose translation is MMTTIAAHLDTFLDDMQYRRKLRPNTLRAYRYDLQLAAIAMPMDLDTITIQHVENWLYNEDASIATSNRRAASLSRFFTWAIRHGICPIDPTQGRERSAPPHRLPIPIRRKTERDHLDAAIRILAQPYRLIFTILRETGMRASEVIRLNYQDVCLDPGREGLHLREPKNGYDRIVILDPDATPRTVRGLRSWVRTHPTGVGHEPLFRSNRQTRISYRALYYQWQILCTNAGLTNAQGQPQYTIHQLRHTRATELIERGHRLEIVQRILGHRDPRSTQAYAEISDSVVRQALAKQQ